A single region of the Polyodon spathula isolate WHYD16114869_AA chromosome 5, ASM1765450v1, whole genome shotgun sequence genome encodes:
- the LOC121315233 gene encoding homeobox protein Nkx-2.2a, which produces MSLTNTKTGFSVKDILDLPDTNDEDGSVTEGAEEDTEGSEATKTSGVLGQSPLENVQTLPLKNPFYDNSDNPYTRWLATTESIQYSLHGLSSNSQPQDSSAKSPEPSADESQDNDKETSSNGSDSGKKRKRRVLFSKAQTYELERRFRQQRYLSAPEREHLASLIRLTPTQVKIWFQNHRYKMKRARAEKGMEVTHLPSPRRVAVPVLVRDGKPCHTLKAQDLAATFQTGIPFTAYSAQALQHMQYNAQYSSSTPQFPTAHHLVQTQQWTW; this is translated from the exons ATGTCGTTGACAAACACAAAGACGGGCTTTTCTGTAAAGGACATCTTGGACCTCCCTGACACCAATGATGAGGACGGCTCTGTTACAGAAGGGGCAGAGGAAGATACAGAGGGGTCTGAAGCAACCAAAACGAGTGGAGTTCTGGGGCAGAGCCCCTTGGAAAACGTGCAAACCCTTCCGTTAAAGAACCCATTTTATGATAATAGTGATAATCCTTACACAAGATGGCTTGCCACTACAGAGAGCATTCAATATTCAT TGCATGGTTTATCATCAAACTCCCAACCGCAGGACTCATCTGCCAAATCCCCAGAACCTTCTGCAGACGAATCGCAAGACAATGACAAGGAAACTTCAAGCAACGGCAGTGACTCTGGGAAGAAGAGAAAACGGAGAGTGCTGTTTTCCAAAGCTCAGACCTACGAATTGGAGCGGCGGTTCAGACAACAGCGGTATCTTTCAGCACCCGAAAGAGAACACCTTGCTAGTTTGATTCGTCTAACACCGACTCAGGTGAAAATCTGGTTCCAGAACCACCGGTACAAGATGAAGCGGGCCCGAGCAGAGAAAGGTATGGAGGTGACCCATCTCCCTTCCCCGCGACGGGTGGCAGTGCCCGTCTTAGTCAGGGATGGCAAACCGTGCCATACGCTCAAAGCGCAGGACTTGGCAGCCACTTTCCAGACTGGAATCCCCTTTACGGCATATAGCGCCCAGGCTCTCCAGCATATGCAATATAACGCCCAGTACAGCTCCAGCACTCCCCAGTTCCCCACGGCACACCATTTGGTGCAAACTCAGCAGTGGACTtggtga